The Halomicronema hongdechloris C2206 genome includes a window with the following:
- a CDS encoding right-handed parallel beta-helix repeat-containing protein encodes MNTIPRTYYVSPNGNNNNPGTEAQPWKDIRYATSQESPVQAGDTILVQSGTYTETITLEKSGSNQQGHITLKANDNVILRDPQPNQGGFREGVIQSAGKGYWVIDGFRIENTSWAGIALRDANNMVVQNNHTDNTGASGIIVMPDKFFGGGEAEVTSSDIKILNNIVERANWKWQTANDTGAPQEALTIWGVDGFEVAGNLVRDTKKEGIDIKTGSRNGSVHDNRVTRTALISGTPAGYRGGPAIYVDGNRADTFNIAIYNNVVHNNTSSGIVIADEVVGVGDVADIRVYNNVIYDNGRLGINAGAGISVRHNVEDVNIINNTLSGNVQAFLVDGASASGNPKLEDVLIRNNIFADSVFRNGFIGAAEDITIDNNLFTNDFDVLYQLGTVTDLHDSANDVVASVGFVDAQNQDFRLSASSAAVDSGSNQIGNYAQTDFNGVLRPNGAGVDQGAYEFLPHNKSTTIGEYDTLDLNHQWQTILLDESYINPVVIVSDPTLNGSDPAAIRLRKVTQDSFQIRLQEPNYKDGKHINESVSYLVIEAGDWTLADGTRISAGQHQSDRLTSKGFDAIDLTGFDSTPAVLSQVQTFNGSDWVTTRTTGQSANGFQLAMQEEEARNNGGHVDETIGWLAVSQGVASDGDTLLQGNTTGRNYDHNQATVNFDADFNTAPSVLAKLGSYFGPDTANLRLDDITANGFSLGVYEEQSLNQELLHTQESVSFLALEGPAGVLTGLPF; translated from the coding sequence ATGAATACCATCCCACGCACGTATTACGTTTCCCCTAATGGTAACAATAATAACCCAGGTACAGAAGCCCAGCCTTGGAAAGACATTCGCTATGCCACCAGTCAAGAGTCACCTGTGCAAGCAGGCGATACCATTTTGGTTCAGTCAGGCACTTATACAGAGACGATTACTTTAGAAAAGTCCGGTAGTAATCAGCAAGGGCATATCACCCTGAAGGCTAATGACAACGTTATTCTCCGCGACCCCCAACCCAACCAGGGTGGGTTCCGGGAAGGGGTGATCCAGTCTGCCGGAAAAGGTTATTGGGTCATCGATGGGTTCCGCATCGAAAATACCTCCTGGGCTGGCATTGCCCTCAGGGATGCCAATAACATGGTTGTGCAAAATAACCATACCGACAATACGGGAGCCTCGGGCATTATCGTCATGCCGGATAAATTCTTCGGCGGTGGCGAAGCCGAGGTTACCAGCTCGGATATCAAAATTCTCAACAATATCGTGGAGCGGGCCAACTGGAAATGGCAAACTGCCAACGATACTGGCGCACCTCAAGAAGCACTAACAATTTGGGGGGTTGATGGCTTCGAAGTCGCAGGAAATCTAGTTAGAGATACCAAGAAAGAAGGCATCGATATCAAAACCGGCTCCAGAAATGGCTCAGTTCATGACAATCGGGTGACTAGAACCGCGTTGATTTCAGGAACCCCTGCAGGGTATCGAGGCGGCCCTGCTATCTACGTAGACGGCAATCGGGCAGATACGTTCAATATCGCTATCTACAACAATGTCGTTCATAACAACACCTCCAGCGGCATCGTAATCGCCGATGAAGTAGTCGGCGTGGGTGATGTTGCCGATATTCGGGTTTACAACAATGTCATTTATGACAACGGTCGACTCGGAATTAATGCGGGGGCAGGCATTAGTGTCCGCCATAACGTGGAAGACGTGAATATCATCAACAATACCCTTTCTGGCAATGTGCAAGCCTTCCTTGTTGATGGGGCTTCTGCCTCAGGAAATCCCAAGCTTGAGGATGTTCTCATCCGCAACAATATCTTCGCAGACAGCGTCTTTCGTAATGGCTTCATCGGTGCCGCCGAGGACATTACCATCGACAATAACCTGTTTACCAATGACTTTGATGTCCTATACCAGCTCGGGACCGTCACCGATCTGCATGACAGTGCCAATGATGTGGTCGCCTCGGTTGGCTTTGTTGATGCCCAGAACCAGGACTTTCGACTGAGCGCCTCATCTGCAGCCGTCGATAGTGGTTCTAACCAGATTGGCAACTATGCTCAAACGGACTTCAATGGTGTTCTACGGCCCAATGGAGCCGGGGTTGACCAGGGAGCCTATGAGTTTTTGCCGCACAATAAGAGCACCACTATTGGCGAGTACGACACCTTAGATCTCAACCACCAGTGGCAGACAATCCTGCTGGATGAGTCCTATATTAATCCCGTTGTCATCGTCTCCGACCCCACCCTGAATGGCTCAGATCCTGCTGCCATTCGCCTCCGCAAGGTCACCCAAGACTCCTTTCAAATCCGGCTGCAAGAGCCTAACTATAAAGACGGTAAGCATATTAACGAATCTGTTTCGTATCTGGTCATAGAAGCCGGAGATTGGACCCTTGCGGATGGCACTCGCATCTCCGCTGGCCAGCATCAATCTGATCGGTTAACTTCCAAAGGCTTCGACGCCATCGACCTGACAGGCTTCGACAGCACCCCGGCGGTGTTATCTCAAGTGCAGACCTTCAACGGCAGCGACTGGGTAACTACTCGCACTACCGGACAATCTGCCAACGGGTTCCAACTGGCCATGCAGGAAGAAGAGGCCCGCAATAATGGTGGCCATGTGGATGAAACCATTGGCTGGCTAGCAGTCTCCCAGGGGGTGGCATCTGATGGCGATACTCTGCTACAGGGAAATACAACTGGGCGAAATTACGATCACAATCAGGCTACCGTTAACTTTGACGCAGACTTCAATACAGCCCCATCAGTGTTGGCTAAACTAGGCTCTTACTTTGGGCCAGATACCGCTAATCTGCGCTTAGATGACATCACCGCCAACGGCTTTAGCCTAGGGGTATATGAGGAGCAATCTTTGAACCAGGAACTCCTTCATACCCAAGAATCAGTTTCCTTTTTGGCTCTAGAAGGACCAGCTGGCGTCTTAACCGGATTGCCATTTTAG
- a CDS encoding PEP-CTERM sorting domain-containing protein, producing MKTSLSLGLLTLLLSVPLQIGFAPWAYAQIESDDDGIEIEDTDDDDDDDIDDDDDDDDDDDDIGNDDDDDVGEFDDDDVTVPSDPANVPEPMTILGSMAALGMGYAAKRKLSDK from the coding sequence ATGAAGACATCCCTAAGTCTAGGCCTTCTAACGTTGCTGTTGAGCGTTCCCTTGCAAATTGGGTTTGCTCCCTGGGCCTATGCCCAGATCGAAAGTGATGATGATGGCATCGAAATCGAAGATACCGATGACGATGACGACGACGACATCGATGACGATGACGATGACGATGATGATGACGATGACATTGGTAATGACGACGATGACGATGTTGGCGAGTTCGATGACGACGATGTTACGGTTCCCAGCGATCCAGCCAATGTCCCCGAACCCATGACCATCCTCGGTAGCATGGCTGCCCTGGGCATGGGCTATGCGGCCAAGCGCAAACTGTCAGATAAGTAA
- a CDS encoding Uma2 family endonuclease — MYDLPSENPEEPGLPDEFHEFQPQLLRETCRSPEVRAEEMFIGTDLNLYYDGRHPFWYKRSDWFLVIGIEPAQDQHSLRLSYVMWQETVAPFLVVELLSPGTEAYDRGGKFALYRR, encoded by the coding sequence ATGTATGATTTGCCCAGCGAGAATCCTGAGGAACCGGGCTTGCCTGATGAATTTCATGAGTTTCAGCCTCAATTACTGCGGGAAACCTGCCGATCTCCCGAGGTTAGGGCCGAGGAGATGTTCATTGGCACAGACCTTAACCTCTATTACGACGGTCGCCATCCCTTCTGGTACAAGCGATCTGATTGGTTTTTGGTAATAGGCATAGAACCAGCCCAGGATCAACACAGTCTGCGACTCAGTTATGTGATGTGGCAGGAGACGGTGGCCCCTTTTTTAGTGGTGGAGTTATTATCTCCAGGGACTGAGGCCTATGATCGAGGCGGGAAATTTGCGCTCTATCGTCGTTAA
- a CDS encoding bromoperoxidase has protein sequence MSFYRIAGRVVSQATGAGLSGLRVEVWDKDLIFDDFLAQATTDAQGAFQVQFDDTSFRDFIWFDRLPDLYFKVFDGNQLIKSTADSVLWNSRDRNQTVVLPVERAPSLALSPPGARGDGAPPAICLFNPPNIPGARLWDRRLQALEVRRQAAELARRPAHPEHLSNGEELLYRDTDNQPSHIANYTKGLPHDDRGLLSDADAYQRFVRGIDSGDTRDFQDTPLGLRTGMASNFPIGSLTWPNARNYRCGPGKVPGAGNTFDLEGPDAQAVTMPPAPTLDSPELLAEMVEVYTMALLRDIPFAKFDSAPEIQQAIDRLNATDWIQSPDALALSPEEESRLRSPFTRQTVFRGIAPGDEVGPYLSQFLLVGNTGLGDAQAISDGYIQYGSIRADQRVRVAAPYRDYMTTWEAWLDVQNGADFRGLELYADDPKFRFMATPRDLATYVHYDALYEAYLNACLIMLSLGVPFDPGIPFQRADHIDKQQGFAHFGGPHILSLVTEVATRALKAVRFQKFNVHRRARPEAIGGLIHRYASGDRQEFMPVEPLVNGFGESFLEEIADHNRRQNQHSDRSGDASAGSNSYLLPMAFPEGSPMHPAYGAGHGTVAGACVTILKAFFDHGYELPVCYQPSVDGAQLESVTLDRPLTVGAELNKLAANIAIGRNWAGVHYFTDYIESIRLGEAIALGILEEQKLTYGENFSMTIPLFDGGTIRI, from the coding sequence ATGAGCTTCTATCGCATTGCCGGGCGAGTGGTGAGTCAAGCCACTGGCGCCGGCTTATCAGGCCTACGGGTTGAAGTCTGGGACAAAGACCTCATCTTCGATGATTTTCTAGCCCAGGCCACCACCGATGCTCAGGGTGCCTTTCAGGTGCAATTCGATGACACCTCGTTCCGAGACTTCATATGGTTTGATCGGTTGCCCGATCTGTATTTCAAAGTATTTGACGGCAACCAGTTGATCAAGAGCACCGCAGACAGCGTGCTGTGGAACAGCCGCGATCGCAACCAGACAGTAGTGCTCCCAGTAGAGCGAGCCCCCTCTCTGGCGCTCTCCCCCCCCGGCGCTCGAGGCGACGGCGCTCCACCGGCTATCTGTCTATTCAATCCCCCCAACATACCAGGAGCAAGACTATGGGATCGTAGACTACAAGCCCTCGAGGTGCGGCGCCAGGCCGCCGAACTGGCCAGGCGCCCCGCCCATCCTGAGCACCTCAGCAACGGCGAGGAGCTGCTCTATCGCGATACCGATAACCAACCCAGCCACATCGCTAACTACACCAAGGGATTGCCCCACGATGACCGCGGCCTGCTCTCGGATGCCGATGCCTATCAGCGGTTTGTTCGGGGCATCGATTCCGGCGATACCCGCGACTTCCAGGACACTCCCCTGGGCCTCCGGACAGGGATGGCGTCGAATTTCCCAATTGGAAGTCTAACCTGGCCCAACGCGAGAAATTACCGGTGCGGGCCTGGGAAAGTGCCGGGGGCTGGCAACACCTTCGATCTGGAAGGACCCGACGCCCAGGCCGTGACCATGCCCCCGGCCCCCACCCTCGATAGCCCAGAACTCCTGGCCGAAATGGTGGAAGTCTATACCATGGCCCTGTTGCGGGATATTCCCTTTGCCAAATTCGACAGCGCCCCAGAGATCCAGCAGGCCATCGATCGGCTCAACGCCACCGATTGGATTCAATCCCCCGATGCCCTGGCCCTGAGCCCCGAGGAAGAATCGCGCCTGCGTAGTCCCTTCACCCGTCAAACGGTCTTTCGCGGCATTGCCCCCGGCGATGAGGTGGGGCCTTACCTGTCCCAGTTTCTGCTGGTGGGCAATACCGGCCTCGGCGATGCCCAGGCCATCAGCGATGGGTACATCCAGTACGGATCCATTCGGGCAGACCAGCGGGTGCGGGTGGCCGCCCCCTACCGGGACTACATGACCACCTGGGAAGCCTGGCTGGATGTCCAGAACGGCGCCGACTTCCGCGGCCTAGAGCTCTATGCCGATGACCCCAAATTCCGATTCATGGCTACGCCTCGGGACCTGGCCACCTACGTTCACTACGACGCCCTCTACGAGGCCTATCTCAATGCCTGCTTGATCATGCTGTCCTTGGGCGTGCCCTTCGATCCCGGCATTCCCTTCCAGCGGGCTGATCACATCGACAAGCAACAGGGCTTCGCCCACTTCGGTGGCCCCCACATTCTCTCCCTAGTGACGGAAGTGGCCACCCGCGCCCTGAAGGCAGTGCGGTTCCAGAAGTTCAACGTGCATCGCCGGGCCCGGCCGGAGGCCATTGGGGGATTAATCCACCGCTATGCCAGCGGCGACCGCCAGGAATTCATGCCAGTGGAGCCCCTAGTCAACGGCTTCGGCGAGTCCTTCCTAGAGGAGATTGCCGACCACAACCGCCGTCAGAACCAGCATAGCGATCGTTCTGGCGATGCCAGTGCCGGCTCCAATAGCTACCTGTTACCGATGGCCTTCCCGGAAGGATCGCCGATGCACCCCGCCTATGGAGCTGGCCACGGTACGGTGGCCGGGGCCTGCGTCACCATTCTCAAGGCCTTCTTCGACCACGGCTATGAGCTGCCTGTCTGCTATCAGCCGTCTGTGGATGGTGCTCAGCTAGAGTCGGTTACCCTCGATCGCCCCTTAACCGTCGGTGCAGAGCTGAACAAGTTGGCCGCTAATATTGCCATCGGTCGCAACTGGGCCGGCGTCCACTATTTCACCGACTACATCGAGTCAATTCGCCTCGGGGAGGCTATTGCCCTGGGCATCCTAGAGGAGCAAAAGCTCACCTATGGCGAGAACTTCTCGATGACGATTCCCCTGTTTGACGGCGGCACGATTCGTATTTAA